One window from the genome of Diabrotica virgifera virgifera chromosome 6, PGI_DIABVI_V3a encodes:
- the LOC126887019 gene encoding uncharacterized protein LOC126887019, whose protein sequence is MGTKKSDKSRKSVTVDLPTFTREQKIIATVWYHERAFTGMSYEELKDNFMIRFKLKYPTRHTLREWDQQLFAEGAPLKKKARLRTSLDRLIYVPYVKESFIRFPDLTVRGRADMLGMSVGTLNNILKNDITEGEVASLKNTTANSTSTPQGDSKSKE, encoded by the coding sequence atgGGGACGAAAAAATCCGATAAAAGTAGAAAATCGGTAACGGTGGATTTACCGACGTTTACCCGAGAACAAAAAATTATAGCCACTGTGTGGTATCATGAAAGAGCCTTTACTGGAATGTCCTATGAAGAGTTAAAAGATAATTTTATGATTCGTTTTAAACTTAAATACCCAACTCGCCATACACTTAGAGAGTGGGACCAACAGTTATTTGCCGAAGGTGCTCCCCTCAAAAAGAAGGCAAGATTAAGGACATCTTTAGACAGGCTTATATATGTTCCTTATGTAAAAGAATCATTTATTCGATTTCCAGACTTAACCGTAAGAGGAAGAGCTGATATGCTTGGTATGTCAGTTGGAACtcttaacaatattttaaaaaatgatataactgaAGGAGAAGTAGCTTCGTTAAAAAATACTACTGCCAACTCAACCTCCACACCACAAGGGGATTCTAAAAGTAAAGAATAA